The following coding sequences are from one Pongo abelii isolate AG06213 chromosome 3, NHGRI_mPonAbe1-v2.0_pri, whole genome shotgun sequence window:
- the SMR3A gene encoding submaxillary gland androgen-regulated protein 3A has protein sequence MKSLTWILGLWALAVCFTHGESQRGPRGPYLPGPLAPPPPPPFPFGPGFVSPPHPPPYGPGRFPPPLSLHYGPGRIPPPPPPPYGPGRIQPHPFPPPYGPGYPQPPSQPRPYPPGPPFFPVISPTDPALPTPAP, from the exons ATGAAATCACTGACTTGGATCTTGGGCCTTTGGGCTCTTGCAGTGTGTTTCACA CATGGTGAGAGTCAAAGAGGCCCCAGGGGACCATATCTACCTGGACcactggctcctcctcctccaccaccttTTCCTTTTGGACCAGGATTTGTTTCACCACCCCA tcctccaccctatGGTCCAGGGAGATTTCCACCACCCCTTTCTCTACACTATGGTCCAGGGAGAATCCCAccaccccctcctccaccctATGGTCCAGGGAGAATTCAACCAcacccttttcctcctccttatgGCCCAGGTTATCCACAGCCACCTTCCCAACCAAGACCCTACCCACCTGGACCTCCATTTTTCCCTGTAATTTCTCCAACTGATCCTGCCCTCCCTACTCCTGCACCCTAA